The region GAGACGGGGACCGGCAAGGAGCTGATCGCGCGCGCCCTGCACGAGCTCAGCCCGCGGCGTGGGGGGCCGCTGATCAGTGTGAACTGTCCGGCGATTCCCCCGGAGTTGGCGGAGAGCGAGCTGTTTGGGCACGAGCGCGGGGCGTTCACCGGGGCGCTGGCGGCGCGGCCGGGGAAGTTTGAGTTGGCGGACGGGGGGACGATCTTTCTGGACGAGGTGGCGGATCTGCCGATGAGTGTGCAGGTGAAACTGCTGCGGGTGCTGCAGGAGCACGAGACGCAGCGGGTAGGGGCTTGCCAAGTGCGTAAGCTGGACCTGCGGGTAGTGGCGGCCAGCAATCGGGATCTGGAACGGGAGATGCGGGCGCAACGGTTTCGCGAGGACCTGTACTACCGCTTGGCAGCGGTGCGCGTGGAGGTGCCGGCGCTGCGCCAGCGGCTGGAGGACGTGCCGATGCTGGCGAGCTTCTTCTTGGAGCGGGCGTCGCGAGTGCACCAGCGCCCGATCACCGGGTTCACGGCGGAGGCGTTGGCGGCGCTGGGCCGGTACAGTTGGCCGGGAAACATTCGGGAGCTGCAGAATGTGATCGAGCGGGCAGTGTTGCTGTGCACGGGAGAGGTGATTCGGCCGGAGCACCTGTCGGACCTGGCGGTGGGGGTAGCGTCGGCGGCGGGGTTGGGGGCGAGCCTGCGGGAGGAGAAGCGGCGGCGCATCGAGCAGGCGCTGGCGCAGACTGGGGGCAATCAGGCCGCCGCCGCCCGCCTGCTCGGCATTTCACCCAGCAACCTCGCCCGCCTCATCAAAAGCCTCGGCTCCAGGCGCCCGCCCGCGGTCCATTAGGGCGAGCGGCACTGCCGGCACGCATTTGTTGCGATGCTGCTTAGATGTGCAGGGCCCGCTGGTGGACAGCGAGGGCGGCTTCTTTGATCGCTTCGGGGAGGGTCGGGTGCGCATGGACTGAGCGCGCGATATCCTCCGCGCTGGCGCCGAACTCCATCGCCACCGCGGCCTCCGCAATGATGTCCGAGGCGCGCGGTCCGAGGATGTGGACGCCGAGCACGCGATCGCTCTTGGCGTCGGCGAGGATTTTCACCAAGCCCTCGGTCTCGTTCATGCACCGGGCGCGTCCGTTGGCCAGGAACGGGAACGTCCCCACGCGACACAGGATGCCCTGAGTCTGCGCCTGCTCCTCCGACATGCCGACACTGGCCAACTCGGGCCACGTGTACACGACGTTCGGGATGGCATCGTAGTTGACGTGAGAGGCTTGTCCCGCCATCCGTTCGACAGCAGCGACCCCTTCTTCCGAAGCTTTGTGCGCCAACATCGGCCCGGTGATGACGTCGCCGATGGCGTAGATGCCCGGCACGCTGGTGGCGTACTGGACATCGACCTTGATCCGCCCTCGCTCGTCGAACTCCACTCCCACTTCGCGCGCCCCTAACCCCTCGGTGAACGGGCGCCGCCCGACGGCAACCAGCATGACATCGCAGTCTTCGTCCGTGGACTTGCCTTCCGACTCCAGCGTTACCCGGACCACGCCGTTGCGCACCACCGCATGGCGCGCCGTGGTCCGCAAGCGGAAGGTCATTCCTTGCTGTTCCAGCGCCTTCTTCAATTGCTCGCCCATCGCGCCGTCCGTGCCGGGCAGGATGCGGTCCATGAATTCCGCTACCATGACCTGCGAACCGAGCCGGTTCCACACCGAACCGAGCTCGAGCCCGATCGCTCCGGCTCCAACCACCACCAGGCGCTTCGGTGCCTGCTCGAAGCACAGCGCTTCGGTTGACGAGACGATGTGCCTGCCGTCGAACGGTAAGCCGGGCAACTCGATCGGGGCGCTCCCGGTTGCAATCAGAAGATGGCGCGCTCGTAGGGTCTGGCGGTCGCTGCCAGCCGAGACTTCAACCGTATCACTTCCAGTGAAGCGCGCGGTGCCACTGAATCGCTCGACCTTGTTCTTCCGAAACAGTCCAGCGACGCCCTGCGTCAACACCTTCACCACCTTCTCCTTGCGGGCCATCATGACCGCAAGATCCAGCTCCACGCTGCCCACGTTGACGCCGTGGGCGGCGAGGCCGTTGCGGGCGTTGTGGTACTGTTCGCTGGAGTCGAGCAACGCCTTGCTCGGAATGCATCCGACATTGAGGCAGGTGCCGCCCAGAGTACGGCATTTCTCGACGCACGCCACGCGCATGCCGAGCTGCGCCGCGCGAATGGCGGCGACGTAGCCGCCCGGCCCCGCGCCGATGACGATGAGGTCGAAATCAGTCCTGAGTCCTGGGTCCTGAGTCCTGAGTGTTCGGTTCCTCGTCTGTGGTCTCTCGTCTGCTGGTCCCATCCCATCCCCCAGTCTCTAGCCGCCCGTCCCTCGTCCGAAATTCTTCAGATCTCGAACATCATCCGCGTCGGATCTTCGATGCGATCTTTGACACGGATCAGAAAGGTCACTGCTTGCTCGCCGTCGACCAGGCGGTGATCGTACGACAGGGCCAGATACATCATCGGGCGGATGACCACCTGATCGTTGATGACTACGGGCCGCTTCTCGATCTTGTGCATGCCGAGGATGGCGCTCTGCGGTGGATTCAAGATCGGGGTCGAGAGCAGCGAGCCATAGACACCGCCGTTCGAAATGGTGAACGTACCGCCGCTGAGATCCTGAATACCGAGCTTGTGCTGCCGAGCCAATCCCGTGAGGCGCCCGATCTCCCTCTCGATGTCCGCGAACGACATCCGATCGGCATAGTGGACCACGGGTACGACGAGACCTCGCTCGGTGCCTACGGCGATGCCGAGATGCACATGCTTCTTGTACACGATGTCGCTGCCGTCGATCCGGGCGTTGACGCTGGGGAGATCCTTCAGTGCATCGGCGCAGGCGCGGGCGAAGAACGACATGAAGCCGAGCGAAACGCCGTGCGTCTCGGTGAAGCGGGTCTTGTACCGCGCCCGCAGCTCCATCACCGCGCTCATGTCGACTTCGTTGAAGGTGGTCAGGATGGCGGCGGTGCGCTGCGCTGCCACCAGGCGTTCTGCAATACGCTGGCGCAGGTGCGTCATCGGCACGCGTGCTTCCTCGTCGGCCGCGGCGGCGGCAAGGTCCTGGGTCCGAAGTACTGAGTCCGGAGTAGGTGGGCGCTCCTCTTCCGGTGGCTGCTGGGCGGCTTCCAGGTGTGCGAGCACGTCCCCTTTTGTCAGCCGCCCGCCGCGTCCCGAGGCGGTGATGGTGCGCGGATCGAGGTGGTGCTCTTCGACCAGGCGGCGTACCGCCGGGCTGAGGACAGCGCTGGTTGGCGGTGGCTTCTCGACGCTCGCCTTCCCAGGTTCCATCGCCCCCGGCGGGGGTGGAGCCGCTGGCGTGCGCTGTCCCGGTGCGCCTTCCTCGATCCGCCCGACGACGTCACCGACCTGCACTTTCTCACCCTGCGTTTTGAGAATCCTGAGAACACCGGCGCGCTCGGCGGGAATCTCGACGCTGGCTTTGTCCGTTTCGAGCTCCAAGAGCGGTTCATCGGCCCGCACCATGTCGCCGTCCGCCTTCATCCAGCGAACAATCACCCCCTCGCTAACGGACTCGCCTAGTGTCGGGATGCGTACCTCAACGGACATGAGCCCTCCTCATCGCATTGTTGATGAGATCGGTGACTTCACTCTGATGCACCTTGTAGGAGCCGGTGGCCGGGCTGGCAGCCGCCGGGCGTCCCGCATATCCGAGCATGCGGTCGTCCGGAAGCATCCGCCGCAGCCGGCGATACATGTCGTGCCACGCCCCCATGTTCCACGGCTCCTCCTGCACCCAGACGAGCTCACGCGCCGCCGCATACGGCTCCAGCGCCGAGCTGATCTCGGCCCCGGGGAACGGATAGAGCTGCTCGATGCGAATGATGGCGATGTCATCGATATCTCGCTCGCGTCGTGCCACGAGCAGATCGTAATACACCTTGCCGCTGCACAGCAAAACGCGCCGGACGTGTGCGGGATCGATCGGGTCGGACTCGCCGAGAACGGTGCGAAAGGTTCCATCGATGAGATCGTGCGGAGACGACACCGCCAGCTTGTGCCGCAGCAGGCTCTTCGGGCTCATGATGATGAGCGGCTTGCGGAAACTGCGATGCATCTGTCGCCGCAAGGCATGGAAGTACTGCGCCGGTGTGGTCAGATTGCAGACCTGCAGGTTGTCTTCGGCGCAGAGCTGCATGTATCGTTCCAAACGGGCGCTGGAATGCTCCGGTCCCTGACCTTCGTAGCCGTGCGGCAGCAGCAGGACGATGCCGCTCATGCGCTGCCACTTCGATTCCGCCGGGGCGATGAACTGATCGATGATGACCTGCGCACCATTGGCAAAGTCGCCGAACTGCGCCTCCCAGATCACCAGGTTGCGCGGATCGGCGGTGCTGAACCCATACTCGAAGCCGAGGACCGCAGCTTCCGACAGCATGCTGTCGATGACCACGAACCGTCCCTGATCCGGGCTGAGGTGATCGAGGGGCACGTAGCGCTCGTTGGTGTTGGTGTCGAACAAGGTTGAATGGCGCTGGCTGAAAGTCCCGCGCCCGCTGTCCTGTCCGCTCAAGCGGATTTTCGTGCCCTCGAGCAACAATGTGCCGAAGGCGAGCATTTCAACGCAGGACCAATCGATCTGGCCGTCAGGCCGGAGCATCTCGGCGCGCTGATCCAAGAGGCGCTTCACCTTGGGATGGATGGCGAATCCCTCCGGCAACTGCCGTACGCCATCGACGACGCGTCCCAGCATCTCCAGCGGGACGGCGGTCTGTGCGCTCCAATCATCACCCGCCCATTGCATGCCCTTCCACACGCCGCCCAAGGCAAATACCTGCAGCCGTGGCATGAAGTCGCGGGCATAGTTGATGGCGTCGTCGAAAATGTCGCGGATGGCAGTGGCAGTCGCGGTCACCTCGTCGGCCGTGACCACGCCCGCAACCTGCAACCGTTCGGCGTACAACTCGCGCACGCTACGGTGGGCCGCGATGTCCCGATACATCACCGGCTGCGTGAACGTCGGGTCATCGGTCTCGTTGTGACCGTGCTTGCGGTAGCAGACCAGATCGATGACGACATCCTTCTTGAATGTCTGCCGAAAGGCCATCGCCAGCCGCGCCGCCTGGATCGCCGCCTCCGGATCATCGCCGTTGATGTGAAAGACCGGGGCCTGGATGATCTTGGTGATGTCGCTCGGATACCGCGTGAAGCGGTAGTCCGGCGGCGAGGTGGTGAAGCCGATCTGGTTGTTGATGATGATGTGGATGGTGCCGCCGGTGCGGCACGCCTCCAGTTCCGACAGGGCCAGGGTCTCGGAGACGATGCCTTGCCCGGTGAACGCCGCGTCCCCGTGGATGAGCACCGGCACCACCCGACCGCGCTCGCGATCCTGCAAGTAATACTGCTTGGCGCGCACGATTCCCTCGACGACCGGATCGATGGCTTCGAGGTGGCTCGGGTTCGAGCACAGGGACAGATGCAGTGTGCGGCCGCTGCCAGTGGTGTGGTCGTAGGCGTAGCCCAGATGGTACTTGACGTCGCCGTCTCCTTGGACGTTCGGCGGCAAGAAGGTGCCTTCGAATTCCGCGAAGACCATCTCGTACGGTTTATGGAGGATGTTGGCGAGAACATTGAGACGCCCCCGGTGGGCCATCCCCATGATGATCTCTTCCACCCCGCTGTCGCCGGCCTCTGCAATCAGCCTATCGAGCAGCGGGATCAGGGACTCTCCCCCCTCGAGCGAAAAGCGCTTCTGCCCGACGTACTTCGTATGCAGGAAGTGCTCAAAGCCCTCCGCGGCCGTCAGCCGAGAGAGGATATCCTTGCGGTCCTTGTCCGTCAGTTCCGGCTTGTTGAGCCTGGGCTCCATCCGCTCTTGGAGCCAATCGCGCTGACCCTTGTCGGCGATGTCCATGTACTCGACGGCGAAGGTCTCGCAATAGGTGGCGTGCAGCAGGGCGACGAGTTCGCGGATCGTCGACCGGGTGCATCCTCTGAAATTGGTGCACTCCACCAGCCGAT is a window of Candidatus Binatia bacterium DNA encoding:
- a CDS encoding 2-oxoglutarate dehydrogenase E1 component, whose protein sequence is MIDLDFITRANPDYVDSLYRQFLRDRNSVDEQWALFFAGFEIARGNGGHTAAPAAEAQWNLGVLDVIHSYREFGHLIAHLDPLGRNQTSHPFLEPAEFGFSETDLDRLVECTNFRGCTRSTIRELVALLHATYCETFAVEYMDIADKGQRDWLQERMEPRLNKPELTDKDRKDILSRLTAAEGFEHFLHTKYVGQKRFSLEGGESLIPLLDRLIAEAGDSGVEEIIMGMAHRGRLNVLANILHKPYEMVFAEFEGTFLPPNVQGDGDVKYHLGYAYDHTTGSGRTLHLSLCSNPSHLEAIDPVVEGIVRAKQYYLQDRERGRVVPVLIHGDAAFTGQGIVSETLALSELEACRTGGTIHIIINNQIGFTTSPPDYRFTRYPSDITKIIQAPVFHINGDDPEAAIQAARLAMAFRQTFKKDVVIDLVCYRKHGHNETDDPTFTQPVMYRDIAAHRSVRELYAERLQVAGVVTADEVTATATAIRDIFDDAINYARDFMPRLQVFALGGVWKGMQWAGDDWSAQTAVPLEMLGRVVDGVRQLPEGFAIHPKVKRLLDQRAEMLRPDGQIDWSCVEMLAFGTLLLEGTKIRLSGQDSGRGTFSQRHSTLFDTNTNERYVPLDHLSPDQGRFVVIDSMLSEAAVLGFEYGFSTADPRNLVIWEAQFGDFANGAQVIIDQFIAPAESKWQRMSGIVLLLPHGYEGQGPEHSSARLERYMQLCAEDNLQVCNLTTPAQYFHALRRQMHRSFRKPLIIMSPKSLLRHKLAVSSPHDLIDGTFRTVLGESDPIDPAHVRRVLLCSGKVYYDLLVARRERDIDDIAIIRIEQLYPFPGAEISSALEPYAAARELVWVQEEPWNMGAWHDMYRRLRRMLPDDRMLGYAGRPAAASPATGSYKVHQSEVTDLINNAMRRAHVR
- the odhB gene encoding 2-oxoglutarate dehydrogenase complex dihydrolipoyllysine-residue succinyltransferase gives rise to the protein MSVEVRIPTLGESVSEGVIVRWMKADGDMVRADEPLLELETDKASVEIPAERAGVLRILKTQGEKVQVGDVVGRIEEGAPGQRTPAAPPPPGAMEPGKASVEKPPPTSAVLSPAVRRLVEEHHLDPRTITASGRGGRLTKGDVLAHLEAAQQPPEEERPPTPDSVLRTQDLAAAAADEEARVPMTHLRQRIAERLVAAQRTAAILTTFNEVDMSAVMELRARYKTRFTETHGVSLGFMSFFARACADALKDLPSVNARIDGSDIVYKKHVHLGIAVGTERGLVVPVVHYADRMSFADIEREIGRLTGLARQHKLGIQDLSGGTFTISNGGVYGSLLSTPILNPPQSAILGMHKIEKRPVVINDQVVIRPMMYLALSYDHRLVDGEQAVTFLIRVKDRIEDPTRMMFEI
- a CDS encoding sigma 54-interacting transcriptional regulator; translated protein: ELGYLALGAKRSGAAIDDSDLALLTLVASQLAVGLKNAEYVREIRRQQAQIEELRARLEAENVVLRSEVRAASQFSEIIGSSGALQRVLALVEKVAPSATSVLITGETGTGKELIARALHELSPRRGGPLISVNCPAIPPELAESELFGHERGAFTGALAARPGKFELADGGTIFLDEVADLPMSVQVKLLRVLQEHETQRVGACQVRKLDLRVVAASNRDLEREMRAQRFREDLYYRLAAVRVEVPALRQRLEDVPMLASFFLERASRVHQRPITGFTAEALAALGRYSWPGNIRELQNVIERAVLLCTGEVIRPEHLSDLAVGVASAAGLGASLREEKRRRIEQALAQTGGNQAAAARLLGISPSNLARLIKSLGSRRPPAVH
- the lpdA gene encoding dihydrolipoyl dehydrogenase, giving the protein MGPADERPQTRNRTLRTQDPGLRTDFDLIVIGAGPGGYVAAIRAAQLGMRVACVEKCRTLGGTCLNVGCIPSKALLDSSEQYHNARNGLAAHGVNVGSVELDLAVMMARKEKVVKVLTQGVAGLFRKNKVERFSGTARFTGSDTVEVSAGSDRQTLRARHLLIATGSAPIELPGLPFDGRHIVSSTEALCFEQAPKRLVVVGAGAIGLELGSVWNRLGSQVMVAEFMDRILPGTDGAMGEQLKKALEQQGMTFRLRTTARHAVVRNGVVRVTLESEGKSTDEDCDVMLVAVGRRPFTEGLGAREVGVEFDERGRIKVDVQYATSVPGIYAIGDVITGPMLAHKASEEGVAAVERMAGQASHVNYDAIPNVVYTWPELASVGMSEEQAQTQGILCRVGTFPFLANGRARCMNETEGLVKILADAKSDRVLGVHILGPRASDIIAEAAVAMEFGASAEDIARSVHAHPTLPEAIKEAALAVHQRALHI